In the Campylobacter sputorum subsp. sputorum genome, AAAAATTTAAAAAATCAAACCCAGTTTTATAAGCTTTTTGAGGGCGAAGTTTTAGGGCATTATCCATTTGGTAAATGTTTTATTTGTGAGGATTTACAAAATGAGCTTGAAAGATTTGCTAAAAGAGATATAACGAGTATGGGGCTTATTTTTGGAGGTAAAACCATACAAGCCAAAGGTTTGGCAAAACACTTAGAAGATGAAATTTTTTATGAGACTACTAAATTTATGGATAAACTTAACGGAACAAGAAGATTTGCTTGGAGTTATCTTGATACTTTAGAATATAAATACAACGAAGATATGGCGCAATTTAGTTTAAGCTTTTATTTGCCAAAAGGTTCATACGCTACTGTTATTTTAGAAGAAATTCTTCATAGGGATATTTTTGATGATTGTTTGTAAAAATATTTATAAATTAAATGTATAATCGCCACAAATATAATTTTAAAGGATGAAAGATGAAAAAGATATTTTGTATTTTAACATGCTTTTGTGTTTTAGGTTTTGCAAAAACAATACAAATTGATGTTACAAAAGTAATTCCTCTTTATGAAAAACAAGCATCTAACCCAAATTGTGATACGAGCGGTTTTTCTGATGAAAATAATATTTTAGGAACTGTAATAGGCGGTGTAGCTGGTGGTGTTTTAGGCAATCAAATAGGCGGTGGAACAGGAAAAACAATAGCTACTATAGTAGGTGCTACGGCTGGCGGTTATGCCGGAAATAAAGTTCAGGGAAATATGAAATCAAAAAATAATTGTGATAATGCAACGCAAAGAGAAGTTTTAACTGGATATAAAAATATCGGATATTATAATGGTAAAGAGTATTATGAAATTTCAAATAAAAAACTAAATAGCATAACAATAGAAGTTAGATAAAATTATCCTGATTTTTATTTTCTTAATTAAGCATTAAAACAACAAGTGCTATAATAAAAAACTTTATCTATCGGGTAGTATTAATGAAAATAAAAGAAATTTTTATAGCAAGTGATCATGCTGGGTTTGAGGCTAAAGAATATACTAAAAATTTACTCTTAAAACTTAGCTATAATGTAGTTGATTTAGGATGTGATAATGCTGATGTAAGCGTGGATTATCCAGATTTTGCTAAACTTCTTAGTCTAAAAATAACAGATAGTGAAATTTATGGAGTTTTGATTTGTGGTAGTGGGATAGGAATTTCAATTGCCGCAAATAGACACAATCATATTAGGTGTGCATTATGTCACGACACTTATACTGCAAAACTTTCAAGACTTCATAATGATGCTAATGTTCTTGCTTTTGGCGGTAGAATTTTAGGCATTGGCGAGATAAAAGATATAGTTGAAACTTTCTTTTCTACCGAATTTGAAGGTGGAAGACATCAACGCCGAATAGATAAGTTAAAGGTTTGATTATGTTTACAAATTGGGTTGTTTTGACTTTTTTAATATGTGCTTGTATTTATCTTTTTGTAAAGGCGTATTATTTTCGTTCACTTCTTAAAAAAGAATCTTCTATAAAAGATTTTATGAAAAGCAATATCGATGATACTGAACTTCTTATAAGAAAACTTCAGGTTCAGCTTCAACGTTCTTTGGGCAATATAGACATACTTACAGAAGAGTTAAATAAAGTAAAAGCAGATGTTGTTTCTCTAAGAACTAGAAATTCTCAATACCGCATAGAAAATGACAAATTAAGACACAGAATAAGAGAATTAGAAGGTAAAATAGAAGCATTATTATAAGGAAAAATTTATGAAAGATCTGGATAAAAAAAGCAAACAATATCTTCTTGATAGTATAAGAGATGTTAAGGATTTCCCAAAACCTGGAGTTGTTTTTAAAGATATTACTACACTATTAAACAATAAAGACGCATTTAATCTTTTGTTAGATCACTTAAGCAGTAGATATAATGATAAAAATATTGATTTTATAGCCGGCATAGAAAGTAGAGGCTTTATCTTTGCTGCAGCACTTTGTGCAAGACTTAAAATAGGCTTTGTACCAATCAGAAAACCTAAAAAACTTCCCTATATGACTATCTCTCAAAAGTATTCATTGGAGTATGGTGTTGATGAGATAGAAATTCATGTTGATGCTTTTGGCGGGATAAAAAACGCAAGAGTATTGCTAATAGACGATCTTATAGCAACTGGTGGAACAGCAAAAGCATCTGTTGATTTGATAAAACAAGCTGGCGGAAGTTGCATAGAAGCGTGCTTTTTGATAGATCTTCTTGATTTGGGCGGAAGCGAGGATTTAAAAAATATGGTTAATGTTTATAGCGTATTAGAGGTATAGGTATGGAGAATTATCTAAAAGAGATAATGCTAGAATATCATCAATATGCATATTTGATACTATTTTTTTGGTGTATTTTAGAAGGAGAACTTGCCTTAATACTTGGTGGGATACTAGCTCATGAAGGACATGTAAATTTAGGTCTTGCTATTTTTATAGCAGGAATTGGTGGCTTTATGGGGGATCAAATTTATTTTTATATAGGAAGATACAATAAAAAATATATAACTAAAAAACTTCACTCTCAAAGGCGCAAATTTGCAGTTGCTCACTTACTTCTTCAAAAATATGGTTGGCCTGTGATTTTTTTACAAAGATATATGTATGGATTTAGAACTATTATACCTATGAGTATAGGCATAACAAGATATAATGCAAAAAAATTTGCTTTTATAAATTTAATAAGTGCTTGGATTTGGGCAGCATTTACCATAACTTTAGCTTGGTATTTTGGTCAGCAAATTTGGGATATGGTAACATTTATAGAATCTAAGTGGTATTTTGCTGTTCCTATAATACTACTCATAGTCGTTGGTTTTTTTTACACTATGAAAAAAATAGAAGCAAAAATTTTAAACGAAAGGAAGTATAGAAAAAATGCAATTTCAATTTGAAAATAAAAGTATTACATCTATAAAAGCTGATATTGAAATTATTTTTATAATAGATAAAAACTTAAAACATAAATTTATACAAGATAATAATGAGTTTAAATTTTTTAATTATAAAGGCGATTCGGAGCTATTTTTAAATGACAAAAAAAGATTATATATAGGTCTTAAAAGTATTGAATATGATGAGTTAAGAGTGGCTTGTGCCAAAGCTTTTAATGTGCTTAAAAATTTAAATATAAAAAGTGCAAAAATAGCAATATATGCTAGTAAGTGCATAAAAATGAGCGTGCAAAGTATAGTTGAGGGGTTTGAACTATCAAGCCATACTTTTGATAAATATAAAAGCGATAAAAAAAGCGTTACTTTGAATAAAATTATTTTTTCCAATGATGAGTATAATGACAAAAAAATAACAAAAGATGAAGTTGAAGATGGTATTTCTCATGGTCTTATAATGGCAAAAGCTGTAAATTTCACAAAAGATATAGTAAATGAAATCCCTGAAATTTACACCCCTATCAAAATGGCAGAAGATGCGAAAACTCTTGCAAAAACTTTAAAAAATGTTGAGTGCAATGTGTTTGATGAAAGCTTTTTGAAAAAAGAAAAAATGAATGCTTTTTTAGCGGTAAATCGCTCAAGCACAAATCCTCCTCGTCTCATACATTTAATTTATAAACCAAAAAAACCTCTTAAAAGAATTATTTTTGTTGGTAAAGGTTTAACATATGATAGTGGAGGGCTTAGCTTAAAACCAAGTGATTATATGGTTACTATGAAGAGTGATAAAAGTGGTGCAGCTGCGACACTTGGGATTATAAAAGGTGCAAGTGAGCTTGAACTACCATTTGAAATTCACGCTATTTTAGGTGCAACTGAAAATATGATAGGTGGAAATTCATTTAAGCCAGATGATGTCTTGATATCAAGAAGCGGTGTAAGCATAGAAGTAAGAAATACCGATGCCGAGGGTAGGCTTGTTTTGGCTGATTGTCTTAGTTACGCTCAAGATTTTAAACCAGATATACTTATAGATATGGCTACATTAACCGGAGCCTGCGTTGTTGGACTTGGGGAATATACTAGTGGAATTTTAGGCAACAACGATGAATTAAAGTATAAATTTAAAACACTTATAAAAAAAAGCGGAGAGCTTGCAACGGTGCTAGATTTTAATGCGTACCTAAGCGAGCTTATAAAAAGCAATATCGCAGATGTGAGTAATAACGCATCTAGTAGATATGGCGGATCAATCACTGCAGGACTATTTTTAGATAAATTTATAAAAGATGAGTATAAAGATAAGTGGATTCATCTTGATATTGCTGGACCTGCTTATGTTGAAAAAGCTTGGGGATACAATACTTTTGGTGCAAGTGGAGCTGGAGTTAGAATGAATCTGTATTTTATGCAAGAGTTGGCAAAGGAGATATAATGGGACTTGGTGTTGGCATAGTAGGACTTCCAAATGTTGGAAAATCAACAACTTTCAATGCTCTTACAAAAGCACAAAATGCTGAGGCTGCAAACTATCCTTTTTGTACTATTGAGCCAAATAAAGCCGTAGTTCCTGTGCCTGATTTTAGACTAAATGAACTTGCAAAGATAGTAAATCCAAATCGCATAGTTCATTCTATGGTGGAATTTGTAGATATTGCCGGTCTTGTAAAGGGTGCAAGTAAAGGCGAGGGACTTGGTAATAAATTTCTTTCAAATATCAGAGAAGTTGAAGTTATATTGCATATGTTAAGATGTTTTGAAAACGAAAATATCACTCATGTTGAAGGAAGCATAGATCCTATAAGAGATATTGGCATTATAGAAACAGAACTTATTTTAGCAGATATTGAACAACTTAGTAAAAAAATAACTAGATTAGAAAAAGACGCAAAAAGCGGTCAAAAAGGTGCAAAAGAATCTCTTGGTATAGCAAATGAACTGATAGAACATTTAAATAATGGAAAAAATGCATCGTCTTTTGATAAAAAAGATGATGAAGTTTTTATATCTTTAAATAAAGAGTTAAGACTTCTTTCCGGAAAAGAAGTTATTTATGTTGCAAATGTTGATGAAGATGCTATTGTAGAAGACAATAAATATGTAAAAAATGTTAGAGAATATGCTGCAAAAAGCGGTCATGAAGTTGTAAAAATTTGTTCTAAAATAGAAGAAGATATGATAGGACTTGAAGATGAAGAGGCTATTGAGTTTTTAGAATCAATTGGTGGCGAAATTAGTGGATTAAATCAAATTATTAGAACAGCTTTTAGAAAATTAAATTTAATAAACTATTTTACAGCTGGAGTTCAAGAAGTTAGGGCTTGGACTATCACAAATGGTTGGAAGGCACCAAAAGCAGCCTCTGTTATACATAATGATTTTGAAAAAGGTTTTATAAAAGCCGAAGTTATAAGTTATGATGATTTTATCACTTATAAAGGCGAAAGTGGTGCAAAAGAGGCTGGAAAGTTAAGATTAGAGGGTAAAGAATATATAGTAGCCGATGGCGATGTAATGCACTTTAGATTTAATGTTTAGATTATTTTTTACCTTATGGATAATCCATAAGGTAAATTTTATGCACCGATATCTTTTAATATATCTCTAACTGCTTTTTCTATAATATCAACCGATTTTAATTCTACTTTTTCGTTTATGCTATGAGGATTAAATATATTTGGTCCTATGGAAGTTGCAAGCAAACTCTCATCTTTGCCTATAAAAACACCACATTCAAGACCAGCATGAACTGCTGCAAATTTGGCATTTGGTGAGTATTTTTTAAGGGCTTTTAATACAATTTCACTAAATTCGTTTACTTGAGGATTCCAAGGCGTTGTTTGGTTTTGGGATTTAAAATCAAAACCAAAGCACTCACATAGAGTTTTTGTTTCAAATTTGCTATTTTCCAAGCCGTTTTTACTCATTGATCTTGCAAAAAACAACACTTCAAATTTATCATCTTTTTCTTTTGCAGTTGATAAATTTATACTATCTCCTGGTATTTTTAACTCTTTATTATAACTTCTAACGCCTTGTGAAAAAAGCACAAGCATATTTAGTAACTCATCACTAAAATTATAAATTTCGCACTCTTGTTTTCCAATTAAATTTGCTTTTATATATTCTGGCGTGTTTTTTATCTCTGTATCAAAAACCGCTATTGCACTAGCATTTGCTGCAATTGAGTTTCTTCTTTCGCCACCATCAAATTTAGATATCTTTCCGTTATTTTCTTTTATAAATTTAACTAGAAATTTTATTGCATTTGGTATGTTTTGGTCTATTTGTGTGCCACTATGACCGCCTGGAAAACCACTTAAATTAAGCTCATAAACAAATCCGTTGTAAGGTATTTTTTTGATAATTTTGTTTGCATACATATCCACGCTTCCTGCACAACCTATGGAAACTCTATCATCTTCTTCGCTATCAAGGTTTAAAATTTTACCGCTTTTTATTTTATAGTTAAATTTAGCAGCTCCCCAAAGTCCAACTTCTTCATTGTTTGTAAAAATAACTTCTAAATTTTTAAACTCTTCCATCATAACCATACTTATCGCAACACCGATTCCATTGTCTGCTCCTAAGCTTGAGTTTTTTGCACTTAAAAATCCATCTTTTTGCTCTAAAACTAAATTTGGTGCATCTCCAACACATACCATATCATAATGGCTTTGCAGACATATTTTTGGATCGCCTTTTATAGCATAAATGTTTCCAGCTTCATCAACTTTGGTCTCAAAACCACACTTCTCACAATGTTTTAACAAATATTCTTTTAATTCATCTGTTTGAAAACTAGCGTGTGGAATCGCACAAATTTCTTTAAAATAATCCATAACTTTTTTCATTACTTCCTCCTTAAATGTTTTTATCTTTACTTTTGCAAATATCGTTTAAAATGCATTTATCACATTGCGGTTTTATGGCTTTACAAACATATCTTCCAAAAAGCACCATAGCTTGATGAAGTTTATTAAGATCAGTTTTAAATAATCTTGTAAGATCAAGTTCTGTGTTTTGTGGGGTTTTTGCCTTGCTTAAATTTAGTCTATGAGCAACCCTAAAAACATGCGTATCAACAGCCATTACATTTTCATTTTGCCACTCAAGCAATACAACATGTGCTGTTTTTTGTCCAACACCCTCTAAACTCATTAAGTCTTTTTCGTTTAATGGAATTTCTGAGTTAAAATTTTCAACCACATTTTTTGCCATTTTTATTAAATTTGAAGCTTTGTTGTTAAAAAAACTACATGAATTTATGATTGTTTTAAGACTATTTAAATTTGCTTTTGAAAGCGATATGACATCTGGATAATTTTCAAACAAACTAGGAGTTATTAAATTTACCCTTTTATCAGTGCATTGTGCCGAGAGCATAACGCATACTATGAGTTCATAAAGGTTATTAAATTTAAGTTCGCTTTTTGCATCTTTATAATTTTCTATAAGACGAGATTTTATTGTTAAAATATCTTTTTTATTCATAAATTTAAGTTTATCTAAATATTGATTAATTTTGTTTAAAAAAATTAAGTTTTATTTATAAATGATAAATTTGTTTTATGATATAATTAAAAATGTTTATTTAAAACAAAAAATAAAGGAAAATTTATGAAAAAATTAGTTTTTACAACACTTAGTTTAGCTACGGCTATTAGTTTAAATGCAGCAGTTTTAGCAACTGTTAATGGTCAAGATATTACATCTGAAGAACTTGAGGCAATCCCTGGTATACAATTAAATAAAATGTCACCAGAGCATAAAAAACAACTTATTGATCAAGCAATAGAATATAAACTTATAGTAGATGATGCTAAAAAAACCGGTATTCAAAAAGAGCCTGAATATACAAAATCTTTAAAAAATTTAGAAGAAAAAGTAATGGCTGATATTTATATGAAAAAGATTTTTGATGGTATAAAAGTTAGTGACGCAGATATTAAAAAATTTTATGATACAAACAAAGATAGACTTTTTAAAAGACCTGGACAATCAAAAGCTAAACATATATTATTTGCCCTAGATAATGAAAAAGGAGCAAAAGACGCTATAAAATCATTACAAGCATTTAAAGGTAAAGATTTAGAAAATAAATTTGCAGAGCTTGCTAAAGAAAAATCAATAGATGGTGGAAGTGCAAGACAAGGCGGAGAGCTTGGTTGGTTTGAGAAATCAAAGATGGTAAAACCTTTTGCTGATGCTGTAGAAAGTCTTAAAAAAGGCGAACTTACTAAAAATCCAGTAAAATCACAATTTGGTTATCATGTTATATTAAAAGAAGATGAAAGACCAGAAGGAACAATACCTTATAATGATGTAAAAGATGAAATAGAAAATTCGCTTAAATTACAACAATTCAAAGGCAAAATGCAAGGTAAGATTCAAGATTTAAAACAAAAAGCAAAAATAACTTATTCTAAATAAAAGGCGATAAAATGGGCGTTTTAGATATAGTAAAACCAGGTGTGTTATTTGGTAATGATGTTGTTAAACTATATGATTATGCTAAAGAAAATGGCTTTGCGATTCCTGCTGTAAATGTGGTTGGTAGCAACTCTATAAATGCGGTTTTAGAAACAGCTAAGAAAGTTAATTCGCCCGTTATTATCCAATTTTCAAATGGAGGGGCTAGTTTTTATGCAGGAAAAGGGTGTCCAAATGCCAGTGTGATAGGCGGGATTGCAGGAGCAAAACATGTTCATATTTTATCTGAGCATTATGGGATTCCAGTTATTTTGCATACAGATCATGCTGCAAGAAAACTACTTCCTTGGATAGATGGTTTAGTTGAGGCAAATAAAATATATTTTTCTAGGCATAAAAAACCACTTTTTAGCTCTCATATGCTTGATTTAAGCGAAGAAAGTTTAGATGAAAATTTAACAACTTGTGAAGAATATTTTAAAATTTTTAAAGAACTTGGTGTTGCAATAGAAATTGAACTTGGAGTAACTGGTGGCGAAGAAGATGGTGTTGATAATACTAGCGTTGACAATGCACTTTTATATACACAGCCAAAAGATGTAGCTTTGGCGTATGAAAGACTTTCTAAGGTAGGAGATGCTTTTAGTATAGCTGCTAGTTTTGGTAATGTTCATGGTGTTTATAAACCGGGAAATGTTGTTTTAAGACCTGAGATTTTATCTAATTCTCAAAAATATCTAAAAGAAAAATTAAATTTAAAAGATGACAAACCTGTTAAATTTGTTTTTCATGGTGGAAGCGGAAGTGAGATAAGAGACATAAAAGACGCTGTAAGATATGGCGTTGTTAAAATGAATATAGACACAGATACTCAGTGGGCATTTTGGGATGGCGTAAGAGAATACGAACTTGAAAATAGAGCTTATTTACAAGGTCAAATCGGCAATCCAGATGGCGAAGATAAGCCAAATAAAAAATATTACGATCCTAGAAAATGGCTAAGATGTGCCGAAGAAAGCGTTATAAAAAGACTTAGTGTGGCTTACGAAAATTTAAATTGTGTCAATAAAAATTAAGGTAATTCTATGGATTTGAAAAATGATGCATTTTCCGAGTTAAATTTAAGTGAAATTCAGGCTAGTCAAACTAGATTGGTTTATTTTAAAATTATAGTTTTGCCTACGATTTTTTATATTGTTTTTTTATTAGGATATTTTAAATACATAAATTTTGAAGTTGGTTTGCATACTGTAATTATGATGGGTGTTATTTATATTGTATCTTTGATTTTTGCAAGACATAGCGCAGAACTTGGATGCAGTATTTTCGAACATCAACTTGATGAATTTAAAAAAGATTTAAGAAAATACATCATAAAAAATTTACTTACAATAGCTGGTGAAAAAAGATCAAATGCCGGTTTTGATGAATTTGTAGAAAACCATTCAAGACATGCAAGAAATGAGCATTTTGCATCTGTTGGAGCAGTTGTTTTTCCAATGCTTGGAATTCTTGGGACATTTATTAGTATTGCTATTTCTATGCCAAAATTTGAAACTGAGAATTTTGGTAATTTAGAAATAGAAATTTCAGGGCTTCTTAGCGGTGTTGGAACTGCATTTTATATATCTATTTATGGTATTTTCCTTGCATTATGGTGGTTGTTTTTTGAAAAATATGGTATGAGTAGATTTGAGAAAATTATAAATAGGCTTAGAAACGATACAAGCGGATTTTTTTGGACAAAAGAAGATATAGAACAGAGATATCTAAGTGAGAGTTTAAAACATTTTGATAAAATAGGGGTTATTTTCGGTTATGTTGCAAATCAAGAGTTTTTTAATGAATTAAATAATTCTGTTGAGAAAAAATTTGAAACATTTAAAAATATTCTTCTTACAGAAGAAAAAGCGGTCAAACTTAGCTCAGAACATATAAAACATACTTCAGATATGCTTCTTCGCTCGCAAAGAGATCAAAAAGATATAGTAAAAGTTCACGCAGAAATGCTAAACATACTTCATGCATTTAGTTCAAATCTCAAAGAATTACAACTTGATTTTTCTAAACAATATACTAGATTGCACGATCTTTCCGAAGATAGATTGAGCAAGATAGAAAAAATCATATCTACTTTTGAAGAAAATATTTATAAATTTAATCTTTCATTAAATAAATTTAGCGAAAACATTTTAGATAAGCAAAAGATATCTATGGAAGGTTTTCAAAAGAGCATTTTTGAGGGAATGAAATCTTTTAAAGAAGTTTTTGAGAAAGAAAATTCTGATATTTATGATACAAATAGTCAAGAGATGATTGGCGAATATAAGAAAAATGTTGATAAATTAGATGAAGAGGTTAATAAAGTTCTAGATAAAATTAACAAATTAGATGAAGATATGTCCCAAGAAAGTAGTAAATGAAAGTAAAAAACTCTCATAATGATACAAATAGTAATTTTTGGATAGCTTATGCTGATTTGATGGCTGGATTACTTTTTGTATTTATTCTTGTTTTGGGGGCTATTTTTATTAGATATTTCTTTGCAAAACAGGATTTAAGCGTTCTTAAACAAAATTTAATTTTAAAAGAACAAAAGTTAGAACTTAGCAATAAAGAGCTTGAAAAAAAACAGAAAATTCTTAGCGATGTATTGCAAAATTTAAATGCGGCACAAGACCAAAATAAACAACTAGAAATTTTAAACGAGTGGATTAGTGCAAGACTTATTGATTTAGAATCAAATGCTACTAAACTTGAAAGCTCAAATTTGACATTTAAGCAAGAATTACAAGATGCAAACCTAACACTTAATGATCTTAACTCAACTGTAATTATGCTTCAAAATGAGATTTCAAATTTACAAAGTGTTATTGCCGATAAGGATGTTAAATATAATGAGCTTTATAGCGATTTTAATGTTACAAAACAAAAAGTAAAAAGTTTAAGCGGCATAAGAGTAAAAGTTATAGAAACTTTGCAAAAAGAGCTTGGAAATGACATTAAAATAGACAAAAATAGTGGAGCTATATCTCTTCCATCATCAGTACTTTTTGATGTGGCTTCATGGAATCTTAAAGAAGATTCAAAAGAGTATTTAAAAAATACATTGCAAAAATATCTTAATGTTTTGCTCAGTGATGAAATTCGTCCAA is a window encoding:
- a CDS encoding adenine phosphoribosyltransferase; this translates as MKDLDKKSKQYLLDSIRDVKDFPKPGVVFKDITTLLNNKDAFNLLLDHLSSRYNDKNIDFIAGIESRGFIFAAALCARLKIGFVPIRKPKKLPYMTISQKYSLEYGVDEIEIHVDAFGGIKNARVLLIDDLIATGGTAKASVDLIKQAGGSCIEACFLIDLLDLGGSEDLKNMVNVYSVLEV
- the fbaA gene encoding class II fructose-bisphosphate aldolase; translated protein: MGVLDIVKPGVLFGNDVVKLYDYAKENGFAIPAVNVVGSNSINAVLETAKKVNSPVIIQFSNGGASFYAGKGCPNASVIGGIAGAKHVHILSEHYGIPVILHTDHAARKLLPWIDGLVEANKIYFSRHKKPLFSSHMLDLSEESLDENLTTCEEYFKIFKELGVAIEIELGVTGGEEDGVDNTSVDNALLYTQPKDVALAYERLSKVGDAFSIAASFGNVHGVYKPGNVVLRPEILSNSQKYLKEKLNLKDDKPVKFVFHGGSGSEIRDIKDAVRYGVVKMNIDTDTQWAFWDGVREYELENRAYLQGQIGNPDGEDKPNKKYYDPRKWLRCAEESVIKRLSVAYENLNCVNKN
- a CDS encoding leucyl aminopeptidase encodes the protein MQFQFENKSITSIKADIEIIFIIDKNLKHKFIQDNNEFKFFNYKGDSELFLNDKKRLYIGLKSIEYDELRVACAKAFNVLKNLNIKSAKIAIYASKCIKMSVQSIVEGFELSSHTFDKYKSDKKSVTLNKIIFSNDEYNDKKITKDEVEDGISHGLIMAKAVNFTKDIVNEIPEIYTPIKMAEDAKTLAKTLKNVECNVFDESFLKKEKMNAFLAVNRSSTNPPRLIHLIYKPKKPLKRIIFVGKGLTYDSGGLSLKPSDYMVTMKSDKSGAAATLGIIKGASELELPFEIHAILGATENMIGGNSFKPDDVLISRSGVSIEVRNTDAEGRLVLADCLSYAQDFKPDILIDMATLTGACVVGLGEYTSGILGNNDELKYKFKTLIKKSGELATVLDFNAYLSELIKSNIADVSNNASSRYGGSITAGLFLDKFIKDEYKDKWIHLDIAGPAYVEKAWGYNTFGASGAGVRMNLYFMQELAKEI
- a CDS encoding M28 family peptidase, which encodes MKKVMDYFKEICAIPHASFQTDELKEYLLKHCEKCGFETKVDEAGNIYAIKGDPKICLQSHYDMVCVGDAPNLVLEQKDGFLSAKNSSLGADNGIGVAISMVMMEEFKNLEVIFTNNEEVGLWGAAKFNYKIKSGKILNLDSEEDDRVSIGCAGSVDMYANKIIKKIPYNGFVYELNLSGFPGGHSGTQIDQNIPNAIKFLVKFIKENNGKISKFDGGERRNSIAANASAIAVFDTEIKNTPEYIKANLIGKQECEIYNFSDELLNMLVLFSQGVRSYNKELKIPGDSINLSTAKEKDDKFEVLFFARSMSKNGLENSKFETKTLCECFGFDFKSQNQTTPWNPQVNEFSEIVLKALKKYSPNAKFAAVHAGLECGVFIGKDESLLATSIGPNIFNPHSINEKVELKSVDIIEKAVRDILKDIGA
- a CDS encoding glycine zipper 2TM domain-containing protein — protein: MKKIFCILTCFCVLGFAKTIQIDVTKVIPLYEKQASNPNCDTSGFSDENNILGTVIGGVAGGVLGNQIGGGTGKTIATIVGATAGGYAGNKVQGNMKSKNNCDNATQREVLTGYKNIGYYNGKEYYEISNKKLNSITIEVR
- a CDS encoding peptidylprolyl isomerase; this encodes MKKLVFTTLSLATAISLNAAVLATVNGQDITSEELEAIPGIQLNKMSPEHKKQLIDQAIEYKLIVDDAKKTGIQKEPEYTKSLKNLEEKVMADIYMKKIFDGIKVSDADIKKFYDTNKDRLFKRPGQSKAKHILFALDNEKGAKDAIKSLQAFKGKDLENKFAELAKEKSIDGGSARQGGELGWFEKSKMVKPFADAVESLKKGELTKNPVKSQFGYHVILKEDERPEGTIPYNDVKDEIENSLKLQQFKGKMQGKIQDLKQKAKITYSK
- the ychF gene encoding redox-regulated ATPase YchF, whose amino-acid sequence is MGLGVGIVGLPNVGKSTTFNALTKAQNAEAANYPFCTIEPNKAVVPVPDFRLNELAKIVNPNRIVHSMVEFVDIAGLVKGASKGEGLGNKFLSNIREVEVILHMLRCFENENITHVEGSIDPIRDIGIIETELILADIEQLSKKITRLEKDAKSGQKGAKESLGIANELIEHLNNGKNASSFDKKDDEVFISLNKELRLLSGKEVIYVANVDEDAIVEDNKYVKNVREYAAKSGHEVVKICSKIEEDMIGLEDEEAIEFLESIGGEISGLNQIIRTAFRKLNLINYFTAGVQEVRAWTITNGWKAPKAASVIHNDFEKGFIKAEVISYDDFITYKGESGAKEAGKLRLEGKEYIVADGDVMHFRFNV
- the rpiB gene encoding ribose 5-phosphate isomerase B — translated: MKIKEIFIASDHAGFEAKEYTKNLLLKLSYNVVDLGCDNADVSVDYPDFAKLLSLKITDSEIYGVLICGSGIGISIAANRHNHIRCALCHDTYTAKLSRLHNDANVLAFGGRILGIGEIKDIVETFFSTEFEGGRHQRRIDKLKV
- a CDS encoding MotA/TolQ/ExbB proton channel family protein, translating into MDLKNDAFSELNLSEIQASQTRLVYFKIIVLPTIFYIVFLLGYFKYINFEVGLHTVIMMGVIYIVSLIFARHSAELGCSIFEHQLDEFKKDLRKYIIKNLLTIAGEKRSNAGFDEFVENHSRHARNEHFASVGAVVFPMLGILGTFISIAISMPKFETENFGNLEIEISGLLSGVGTAFYISIYGIFLALWWLFFEKYGMSRFEKIINRLRNDTSGFFWTKEDIEQRYLSESLKHFDKIGVIFGYVANQEFFNELNNSVEKKFETFKNILLTEEKAVKLSSEHIKHTSDMLLRSQRDQKDIVKVHAEMLNILHAFSSNLKELQLDFSKQYTRLHDLSEDRLSKIEKIISTFEENIYKFNLSLNKFSENILDKQKISMEGFQKSIFEGMKSFKEVFEKENSDIYDTNSQEMIGEYKKNVDKLDEEVNKVLDKINKLDEDMSQESSK
- a CDS encoding DedA family protein, with translation MENYLKEIMLEYHQYAYLILFFWCILEGELALILGGILAHEGHVNLGLAIFIAGIGGFMGDQIYFYIGRYNKKYITKKLHSQRRKFAVAHLLLQKYGWPVIFLQRYMYGFRTIIPMSIGITRYNAKKFAFINLISAWIWAAFTITLAWYFGQQIWDMVTFIESKWYFAVPIILLIVVGFFYTMKKIEAKILNERKYRKNAISI
- a CDS encoding OmpA family protein, whose translation is MKVKNSHNDTNSNFWIAYADLMAGLLFVFILVLGAIFIRYFFAKQDLSVLKQNLILKEQKLELSNKELEKKQKILSDVLQNLNAAQDQNKQLEILNEWISARLIDLESNATKLESSNLTFKQELQDANLTLNDLNSTVIMLQNEISNLQSVIADKDVKYNELYSDFNVTKQKVKSLSGIRVKVIETLQKELGNDIKIDKNSGAISLPSSVLFDVASWNLKEDSKEYLKNTLQKYLNVLLSDEIRPNIDQIMIEGHTDSDGGYLYNLDLSQKRAYEVMKFIYTWNNDKNLQKYLVASGRSFLDTIKKDGVEDKAASRRIEIKFSISNKEAMEEIEKFLELKNN
- the nth gene encoding endonuclease III; translation: MNKKDILTIKSRLIENYKDAKSELKFNNLYELIVCVMLSAQCTDKRVNLITPSLFENYPDVISLSKANLNSLKTIINSCSFFNNKASNLIKMAKNVVENFNSEIPLNEKDLMSLEGVGQKTAHVVLLEWQNENVMAVDTHVFRVAHRLNLSKAKTPQNTELDLTRLFKTDLNKLHQAMVLFGRYVCKAIKPQCDKCILNDICKSKDKNI